GATTCATCAAGAGGATTGCATCGGTATTATTCTGAAAATTATTGAGGAAGAGTCTTGGAATGAAACCTTCAATGCAGTTAGTCCGTTTCATCCGTCACGGGAACAATATTATACCCAAAAAGCATTAGAATTGAATTTGGCAGCACCAAAATTCAGTCATGAAAAACCCTCTTTTGGAAAAACAATTGAGAGCACAAAAGTGGAAAAAATAGTAAAGTATACTTTTTTAAGAAAAGATTTATAGCTGTGAGAACTAAAATAAAAAATGCATTTTCGTCTAAAATAAATGCGATTGGTTTACCCATTCTTGCTTTATGCTGGGTGAGTTTTTTTTGGGGAACCACTTGGATTGCTTCAAAAGAAGGGGTGAAGCATATGCCCGCTTTGCAACTCGCAGCGATTAGACAATTTATAGGTGGATTTCTATATTTGGCTTTTTTTATATTAAAAAAAACGCCTTGGCCAAAAGGAAAACAGTGGAAAAGTATTTTGATTCTAAGTGTGCTGAATTTTGTATTGAGTAACGGATTAAGCACTTGGGGTGTAAAGTACATCAGTAGCGGTCTGGGTGCTATTATTGGCGCTATTTTCCCGTTATGGATTGTTATTATCACTTTTTTTAGAGGAGAACGATTGGCTCGATTGGCGGTAATTGGATTGTTTATAAGTTTTACAGGGGTTTGTGTCGTTTTTTACGATCATTTGGGTGATTTTCTGAAACCCGATTTCCGATTTGGAATTTTTATTTCTCTGATTTCTACCTTAACATGGGCGTTTGGATCTTTATATACGAAGAAAAAAGCGGCTAGTTTTAATCCATATTTTAGTTTAGGATTACAAATGTTTATTTCGAGTATTTTGCTTTTTGCATTTACCGGAGCAACAGGAACTTCGGTCAGTTTGGGTGAAATCCCTATGATTTCCTGGTGGTCAATTGCTTATTTAGTGCTTTTTGGTTCTGTTTTGACTTTTATTGCGTTTATTTATTCGTTGCAACATCTTCCGGCAGCGATCAATAGTGTTTATGCTTACATAAATCCAATTATTGCGGTGATTTTAGGATTTGTAATTTTTGGAGAACCGCTTACAGTTGCCCTTGCTATTGGTGGCGGAGTAACATTATTTGGGCTTTATTTGGTGAATTTTTCGATGCGAAAAGCCCGCAAATAACTTTGTTTAAACGTCTTTGAGAAGTTCATAATTTAATTTTTACACTTATAAAATGGAAATTACGAATATAAAAACACCTTTGGGAATTACTACCATCATGGGAGATGAAAATGGTATTTCGGTAATTTCGGTTTCGGATGAAGGGGAGATTTCAGAACAGATTCCGGCAGTTTTACAAGAAGCTGTTTCTCAATTAATGGCTTATTTTGAAGGGAAAAGAACCACTTTCGATTTTAAACTCAATCCAAAAGGAACGGAATTTCAACAAAAAGTATGGAACGGATTACTAGAAATTCCTTTTGGAAAAACGATTAGTTATTTGGAATTATCCAAAAAATTAGGTGATGTAAAAGCTATTCGGGCTGTGGCTTCAGCCAATGGTAAAAATCCGCTATGGATTGTGGTTCCGTGTCACAGAGTAATTGGAACGGATGGTTCGCTCACGGGTTATGCAGGAGGTTTATGGCGTAAAAAATGGCTTTTAGAACATGAAAATCCTACAACACAGCAAAGTTTGTTTTAGTTGGTTATGAATAAATTTCTTATATTCGTTTAAGAAAAACCGTGCAAATCTGTAAAATCCGCGTCGTCTGCGTGCCATAAAATGATAGAAAAAATAAACCTCAATAATATCTTATTTTTAGATATAGAAACCGTTCCGGAAGCTGAAGATTTCAATGCTTTGGATGCTGAAATGCAAAATCTTTGGGAACACAAAACGCAATATCAGCGTAAAGACGAATATACTCCTGAAGATTTTTATGACCGCGCCGGAATTTGGGCTGAGTTTGGAAAAATTGTTTGTGTTTCAGTAGGCTATTTTACGATTAAAGGTGATGTTCGAAATTTTCGGGTGACTTCTTTTTTTGGAGATGAAAAGAAAATTCTGCACGATTTTAATAATTTGCTGAACAATCACTTCAACCAGCCACAGCATGTTTTGTGCGGGCATAACGCTAAGGAATTTGATATTCCGTTCCTCGCCCGACGTATGATTATCAATCAAATTGCTATTCCAAATAAGTTGAATCTCTTTGGGAAAAAACCTTGGGAAATTCCACATTTAGATACGTTAGAATTATGGAAATTTGGCGATTACAAGCATTTTACTTCTCTGAAATTGATGTGTAAAGTTCTGGGAATTCCTTCTCCAAAAGGCGATATCGACGGTAGTCAGGTGGGACATGTTTTTTATGTAGACAAAGACATTGACCGCATTGTAACGTATTGTGAAAAAGATACGATTGCTGTGGCGCAAATTTTCCTTCGACTTCGACGTGAAGATTTATTGATCGAGGATGAGATTATTCATGTCTAAGTATTCTTCATTGCAATTGTTATTGATTTATTACATTTACAAAAATTATAAATTATGGTATTGAGTAGATTTTGGTTGGCTATTTTTATTTCTTCAATAGTATTTGTAGTCATCGGTTTGTTTTCCGAAAACAGTTACACCATTGATTATATCTTGAATGGTAAGAAAGATGACCCCATTTTACTAACCGAAAAATACATCGAGCAAGTTCCTGCTTTTATCCGAGACAGTATCAAAAAAGCGCCAGATCAAACGATGATTATCAATAGGGATACCATCAATGCTGATACGACTTATGTGTTTAAAAATAAAGTGGTTAAAGTTTATAGCGGAGTTCAAAAATCAGATGGATTATTACCCACTTGTAAAAACACATTAGTAGATTTAATTTTGCCGCTTATTGCTTATTTAGCTTTTTTTTGCGGCTTGATGGAACTTTTAATCATTTCTGGAGCCACAGAAAAATTAGCCAAAGTATTGAGCCCGGTGTTTGTGAAAGTGTTTCCAAGTGTTCCTGAAAATCATCCTTCAATTTCCTATATGACGTTGAATTTTGCCGCCAATTTTCTGGGTCTTGATTCTGCTGCAACTCCTTTTGGATTAAAGGCTATGGAGAGTTTGCAAACCATCAATCCAGATAAAGACAAAGCCAGTGATGCGCAAATTATGTTTATGTGTTTGCATGCCTCAGGTCTTACATTAATCGCAACCTCTATCATTGGGTATCGTGCAGCTGCGAATGCTGCGAATCCCGCCGATGTAATGTTGCCTTGTATCATCACTTCTTTTATCGGTACAATCGCTGCATTTTTAATTGTTGGAATTAAACAAAAAATTAATTTCAAAAGTGCCTCTTTGGTAGTTGGTTTAATGACATTAATAGCTGCTATTGTAGGTTTGTTATTGTATGTAAACCATTTGGATTTAATTGGAAAAAATTATTTCACATCCAATCTTTCCGCTTTAATTTTAGTTGGAATCATTGCATTTACTTTGATTCTTTCCTTCGTTAAAGAAAAGAAATTTACAGAAGCAAATACAACTGTTTATGAAACCTTTGTGGTTGGTGCCAATAATGGTGTTAAAACAGGAGTTACTATTTTCCCTTATGTTTTGGGAATGTTAGTGGCTATATCTTTATTCAGAAACAGTGGTTTGTTTGAAATTATTAGTGAATGGATTGCTTTTGGATTTTCAAATTTGGGAGTAAGTAAACAAATCACCGATGCTTTACCGGTAGCATTGCTTAGACCTTTTAGCTCTGCAGGTTCACGAGGATTTTTGATTGATTCGATGAATACTTTTGGTGCTGATTCCTTAACGGGAAGATTAAGTTCTATTTTTCAATGTAGTGCCGAAAGTACTTTTTATGTGATAGCGGTTTACTTTGGTTCCGTTAATATAAAAAATACGCGTTACGCTTTAGGAACGATGCTTTTGGTAGATTTAATCTGTGTAATTACCGCTATTTTGGTAGCAAGTTGGTTTTTTTAAAATAATTAAAAATCCAGATTTTTGGTTGTCAAAGTAGGCGAACCAATGACTTTTTTAGATCTAATTTTAAATCATTCTAAAGCATAAGTTGATATAAATCAGGTTTAGTTCTTTTGACAATTCTTATATTTACATTTCTAAAAATTAATTATAAAATATGGACTTTATATACCAGGATCCTTATCCTATTTTAAAAGACGATACCCAATACCGAAAAATTACTTCTGATTACGTAACTGTAGAAAAACTAGGAGATAGAGAGATTTTAACAATTGACCCAAAAGGATTAGAATTGTTATCGCAAGAGGCTTTAAAAGATGTTTCTTTTATGTTGCGTACGGCTCATTTAGAAAAATTAAAAGCAATTCTTGACGATCCGGAAGCAACCGATAATGATTGTTTTGTGGCATATAATTTATTGCAAAATGCAGTTGTGGCTATTGAAGGTGAATTGCCTTCTTGTCAGGACACCGGAACAGCAATTGTTATGGCCAAGAAAGGGGAAAATGTATATACCGGAGTTGATGATGCCGAATGGTTGTCGAAAGGGATTTTCAATACTTATCAAGAGCGTAATTTACGCTATTCCCAAATTGTTCCGATTAGTATGTTTGAAGAGAAAAACTCAGGTTCTAATCTTCCGGCACAAATTGATATTTATGCTAAAAAAGGAGCTACTTATGAGTTTTTGTTTTTAGCAAAAGGTGGAGGTTCTGCGAATAAAACGTATTTATACCAACAAACGAAATCGTTGTTGAATGAAAAATCAATGGATGCTTTCATTCGTGCAAAAATAAAAGATTTAGGAACTTCTGCTTGTCCACCGTATCACTTGGCTTTAGTGATTGGAGGAACTTCTGCGGAAGCGAATTTAGCAGCAGTTAAAAAAGCATCAGCAGGATATTTTGACCATTTGCCAACATCAGGAAATATGGCAGGTCAGGCTTTTCGTGATTTAGAGTGGGAGAAAAGAGTACAATTAATTTGCCAAGAAAGTCAGATTGGAGCACAATTTGGCGGTAAATATTTCACACATGATGTGCGCGTAATTCGTCTGCCCCGTCACGCTGCTTCTTGTCCGGTTGGATTGGGCGTTTCCTGTTCTGCAGATAGAAACATTAAAGGTAAAATTACTAAAGACGGAATTTTTGTAGAACAATTAGAGGTTAATCCAAAACGATTATTGCCGGAGACTCCACCACATTTGGAACCAGCTGTCGAAATCGATTTGAATCAACCAATGGCTGATATTCTTAAAAAATTGTCGCAATACCCAATCAAAACGCGTTTGAAATTAAATGGAACGTTGATTGTGGCTCGTGATATTGCTCATGCCAAAATCAAAGAATTATTGGATGCGGGTAAACCAATGCCAGAATATTTTAAAAATCACCCAATCTATTATGCCGGGCCAGCCAAAACTCCGGAAGGAATGGCTTCGGGAAGTTTTGGACCAACTACTGCCGGCCGTATGGATGTGTATGTGGATGAGTTCCAAAAACACGGTGGAAGTATGGTAATGCTTGCCAAAGGAAACCGTACCAAAGATGTGATGAATGCTTGTAAAACGTATGGTGGATTCTATTTAGGTTCTATCGGAGGACCAGCGGCTATCTTAGCCAAAGAAAATATCCTTTCGGTTGAAGTAGTTGATTTTGAAGAATTAGGTATGGAAGCCGTTCGTAAAATCACTATCAAAGATTTCCCAGCTTTTATTATCACAGATGATAAAGGAAATGATTTCTTTGAGAATTTGTAGGGATTAATCGTAAAGATTTATATAATAGAAAAACCGTTTATTCTTGATGAATAAACGGTTTTTTGTTTTTTAAAACTTTGACAAATATATTCAAGATGTTTTGTGATTTAATCAATAACCATTTCTGGAATTTCACCATCAATAATTAATTTCGCTTCGGTGGAAGCGATAATGTGTTCTACAGAAACGCCTGGTGCGCGTTCTAAGAGTTTAAAGCCTTTTGGAGTAATTTCCATAACGGCTAATTCGGTGACTACTTTTTTTACGCAGCCAACGCCAGTCAATGGCAAAGTACATTTTTTAAGAATTTTACTTTCTCCGGCTTTGTTGACATGCATCATGGCCACGATAATATTCTCGGCAGAAGCGACTAAATCCATTGCACCGCCCATTCCTTTGACCATTTTTCCGGGGATTTTCCAGTTGGCAATATCGCCGTTTTCGGCAACTTCCATCGCACCAAGAATCGTCAAATCGACATGTTGCCCGCGAATCATCCCGAAACTTAAAGCAGAATCAAAAAAAGAAGCGCCGGGTAAAGTGGTAATAGTTTGTTTTCCGGCATTGATTAAATCTGCATCTTCTTCGCCTTCAAACGGGAAAGGTCCCATACCGAGAACGCCGTTTTCACTTTGAAATTCTACATCAATTCCTTTTGGAATATAATTAGCAACTAAAGTTGGAATTCCGATGCCTAGGTTTACAAAAAAACCATCTTTCAATTCCTGAGCAATGCGTTTCGCTATTCCTATTTTATCCAATGCCATAATTAGTCTTTTTTTCTGGTTGTGCGTTGTTCAATTCTCTTTTCGTATTGCTCTCCTTGAAAAATGCGTTGCACGAATATTCCGGGAATATGAATTTGGTTGGGGTCGAGTGTTCCGGCTTCTACCAATTCTTCGACTTCGGCGATGG
This region of Flavobacterium lacustre genomic DNA includes:
- a CDS encoding DMT family transporter, which codes for MRTKIKNAFSSKINAIGLPILALCWVSFFWGTTWIASKEGVKHMPALQLAAIRQFIGGFLYLAFFILKKTPWPKGKQWKSILILSVLNFVLSNGLSTWGVKYISSGLGAIIGAIFPLWIVIITFFRGERLARLAVIGLFISFTGVCVVFYDHLGDFLKPDFRFGIFISLISTLTWAFGSLYTKKKAASFNPYFSLGLQMFISSILLFAFTGATGTSVSLGEIPMISWWSIAYLVLFGSVLTFIAFIYSLQHLPAAINSVYAYINPIIAVILGFVIFGEPLTVALAIGGGVTLFGLYLVNFSMRKARK
- a CDS encoding methylated-DNA--[protein]-cysteine S-methyltransferase, which produces MEITNIKTPLGITTIMGDENGISVISVSDEGEISEQIPAVLQEAVSQLMAYFEGKRTTFDFKLNPKGTEFQQKVWNGLLEIPFGKTISYLELSKKLGDVKAIRAVASANGKNPLWIVVPCHRVIGTDGSLTGYAGGLWRKKWLLEHENPTTQQSLF
- a CDS encoding 3'-5' exonuclease — protein: MIEKINLNNILFLDIETVPEAEDFNALDAEMQNLWEHKTQYQRKDEYTPEDFYDRAGIWAEFGKIVCVSVGYFTIKGDVRNFRVTSFFGDEKKILHDFNNLLNNHFNQPQHVLCGHNAKEFDIPFLARRMIINQIAIPNKLNLFGKKPWEIPHLDTLELWKFGDYKHFTSLKLMCKVLGIPSPKGDIDGSQVGHVFYVDKDIDRIVTYCEKDTIAVAQIFLRLRREDLLIEDEIIHV
- a CDS encoding nucleoside recognition domain-containing protein is translated as MVLSRFWLAIFISSIVFVVIGLFSENSYTIDYILNGKKDDPILLTEKYIEQVPAFIRDSIKKAPDQTMIINRDTINADTTYVFKNKVVKVYSGVQKSDGLLPTCKNTLVDLILPLIAYLAFFCGLMELLIISGATEKLAKVLSPVFVKVFPSVPENHPSISYMTLNFAANFLGLDSAATPFGLKAMESLQTINPDKDKASDAQIMFMCLHASGLTLIATSIIGYRAAANAANPADVMLPCIITSFIGTIAAFLIVGIKQKINFKSASLVVGLMTLIAAIVGLLLYVNHLDLIGKNYFTSNLSALILVGIIAFTLILSFVKEKKFTEANTTVYETFVVGANNGVKTGVTIFPYVLGMLVAISLFRNSGLFEIISEWIAFGFSNLGVSKQITDALPVALLRPFSSAGSRGFLIDSMNTFGADSLTGRLSSIFQCSAESTFYVIAVYFGSVNIKNTRYALGTMLLVDLICVITAILVASWFF
- a CDS encoding fumarate hydratase; amino-acid sequence: MDFIYQDPYPILKDDTQYRKITSDYVTVEKLGDREILTIDPKGLELLSQEALKDVSFMLRTAHLEKLKAILDDPEATDNDCFVAYNLLQNAVVAIEGELPSCQDTGTAIVMAKKGENVYTGVDDAEWLSKGIFNTYQERNLRYSQIVPISMFEEKNSGSNLPAQIDIYAKKGATYEFLFLAKGGGSANKTYLYQQTKSLLNEKSMDAFIRAKIKDLGTSACPPYHLALVIGGTSAEANLAAVKKASAGYFDHLPTSGNMAGQAFRDLEWEKRVQLICQESQIGAQFGGKYFTHDVRVIRLPRHAASCPVGLGVSCSADRNIKGKITKDGIFVEQLEVNPKRLLPETPPHLEPAVEIDLNQPMADILKKLSQYPIKTRLKLNGTLIVARDIAHAKIKELLDAGKPMPEYFKNHPIYYAGPAKTPEGMASGSFGPTTAGRMDVYVDEFQKHGGSMVMLAKGNRTKDVMNACKTYGGFYLGSIGGPAAILAKENILSVEVVDFEELGMEAVRKITIKDFPAFIITDDKGNDFFENL
- a CDS encoding CoA transferase subunit B gives rise to the protein MALDKIGIAKRIAQELKDGFFVNLGIGIPTLVANYIPKGIDVEFQSENGVLGMGPFPFEGEEDADLINAGKQTITTLPGASFFDSALSFGMIRGQHVDLTILGAMEVAENGDIANWKIPGKMVKGMGGAMDLVASAENIIVAMMHVNKAGESKILKKCTLPLTGVGCVKKVVTELAVMEITPKGFKLLERAPGVSVEHIIASTEAKLIIDGEIPEMVID